In Paenibacillus kyungheensis, the following are encoded in one genomic region:
- a CDS encoding cysteine desulfurase, with protein MNSAIREQFPILHQEVNGHPLVYLDNAATSQKPQVVLDALNHYYEHDNSNVHRGVHTLGTRATDAYEGAREKIARFINAGRSEEIIFTRGTTTALNLVASSYGRPRLQPGDEIVITPMEHHSNLIPWQQLAKATGATLQYIPLQPDGNIDLADVEKVINSKTKIVSVVYVSNVLGVVNPVKEIAEIAHRHGAIMVVDGAQSTPHMKVDVQDLDCDFYAFSSHKMCGPTGFGALYGKRQLLAQMEPIEFGGEMINDVGLYESDWKDAPWRFEGGTPIISGAVGLGAAIDFLTEIGMDEIEKHEAHLANYAMERMSQIEGLTIYGPAKRKVGIVTFNLDGVHPHDLATVLDTFGVAIRAGHHCCQPLMRWLGASSTARASFYLYNNEQDVDRLIDALVQTKEYFGDET; from the coding sequence GTGAACTCAGCTATCCGCGAGCAGTTTCCGATTTTACATCAGGAAGTAAACGGACATCCGCTTGTCTATCTAGATAATGCAGCAACCTCTCAGAAGCCACAGGTTGTACTGGATGCGCTCAATCATTATTATGAGCACGATAACTCCAATGTACACCGCGGCGTTCATACACTGGGAACACGGGCGACTGACGCTTATGAAGGTGCTCGTGAAAAGATTGCTCGCTTTATTAATGCAGGACGCAGTGAAGAAATTATCTTTACGCGTGGTACAACAACAGCACTCAATCTAGTGGCTTCTTCTTATGGTCGTCCTCGTCTACAACCAGGGGACGAAATCGTGATTACACCGATGGAACATCATAGTAATCTGATTCCATGGCAACAATTAGCCAAGGCAACAGGAGCAACACTTCAATATATTCCGCTACAACCAGATGGTAATATTGATCTGGCTGATGTGGAAAAAGTAATTAACAGCAAAACAAAGATTGTCTCGGTCGTCTATGTATCTAACGTGCTTGGTGTAGTCAATCCAGTCAAAGAAATTGCTGAGATTGCTCACCGTCATGGTGCGATTATGGTCGTAGATGGTGCACAAAGTACACCGCATATGAAAGTCGATGTACAAGATCTGGATTGTGATTTTTACGCATTTTCCAGTCATAAAATGTGTGGGCCTACTGGATTCGGAGCTCTATATGGTAAGCGTCAATTGCTTGCTCAAATGGAACCGATCGAATTCGGTGGTGAGATGATTAATGATGTGGGATTGTACGAATCTGACTGGAAAGACGCTCCGTGGAGATTTGAAGGCGGTACGCCGATTATCTCTGGAGCAGTTGGACTGGGAGCAGCGATTGATTTCCTGACTGAAATTGGAATGGATGAAATCGAAAAGCATGAAGCGCATCTTGCGAATTATGCGATGGAACGTATGTCTCAGATCGAAGGTTTGACGATTTATGGACCTGCTAAGCGTAAAGTCGGTATTGTAACGTTCAATCTGGATGGTGTTCATCCTCATGATCTTGCAACTGTACTTGATACGTTCGGGGTAGCTATTCGTGCTGGACATCATTGCTGTCAGCCATTAATGAGATGGCTTGGAGCAAGTTCTACGGCACGCGCAAGCTTTTACCTGTATAATAATGAACAAGACGTAGATCGTTTGATCGATGCGTTGGTTCAGACGAAGGAGTATTTTGGCGATGAAACTTGA
- the sufC gene encoding Fe-S cluster assembly ATPase SufC, with product MATNFVIEGLKATIDNKEILKGINLSMKGGEIHAIMGPNGTGKSTLASALMGHPKYEVTEGTVTLDGEDVLEMEVDERARAGLFLAMQYPSEITGVTNSDFLRSAINARREEGKEISLIKFIRQMEGSMKELDMNAEFAHRYLNEGFSGGEKKRNEILQMLLLEPKLVILDEIDSGLDIDALKIVANGVNKMRNEDRGFLIITHYQRLLDYITPDYVHVMMQGRIVKSGGPELAARLEAEGYDWVKEELGITDETVGQEA from the coding sequence ATGGCAACGAATTTCGTCATTGAAGGTTTGAAAGCAACAATCGACAATAAGGAAATCCTTAAAGGGATTAACCTTTCAATGAAAGGTGGAGAAATCCACGCAATCATGGGACCTAACGGTACAGGTAAAAGTACACTAGCATCTGCTTTGATGGGACATCCTAAATATGAAGTAACTGAAGGAACAGTCACTTTAGATGGTGAAGATGTGTTGGAAATGGAAGTAGATGAGCGTGCTCGTGCAGGTCTGTTCTTGGCGATGCAATATCCAAGTGAAATCACAGGCGTAACAAACTCTGACTTTTTGCGTAGTGCGATCAATGCACGTCGTGAAGAAGGTAAAGAGATTTCATTGATCAAATTTATCCGTCAAATGGAAGGAAGCATGAAAGAGTTAGACATGAATGCTGAATTCGCACACCGTTACTTGAACGAAGGTTTCTCCGGTGGTGAGAAAAAACGTAACGAAATTTTGCAAATGTTATTGCTTGAGCCAAAATTAGTTATCTTAGATGAAATTGACTCTGGTCTTGATATTGATGCTCTTAAAATTGTAGCAAACGGCGTAAACAAAATGCGTAATGAAGATCGTGGATTCTTAATCATTACTCACTATCAACGTCTACTTGATTATATTACTCCTGACTATGTACACGTAATGATGCAAGGTCGTATCGTGAAGTCCGGTGGCCCTGAATTAGCTGCTCGTCTTGAAGCAGAAGGTTACGATTGGGTTAAAGAAGAACTTGGTATTACAGACGAAACTGTAGGTCAAGAAGCGTAA
- a CDS encoding molybdenum cofactor biosynthesis protein — translation MQQYTVRLFAGLAERVGQSQVIIETPSSEELTVAQLKELLSKQYPEAKIMIEAAFAAVNQEYALADNRIKPVDEIALIPPVSGGSGIDTTTSQTTDGLYLITSERLQAEDVIAKVIDPNHGATLTFIGTTREMTGAMQTVHLEYEAYIPMALHQLQKIGDHIATTWTGTRCAISHRIGTVGIAETSVIIAVSSAHRNDAYEASRFAIERLKETVPIWKKEIWADGSEWKGVQTGPWNPTEPKS, via the coding sequence ATGCAACAATATACCGTTCGACTATTTGCAGGTCTTGCTGAGCGCGTTGGCCAATCGCAAGTTATTATAGAAACTCCATCCTCTGAAGAACTTACAGTCGCACAATTGAAAGAACTTTTGTCTAAACAATATCCAGAAGCAAAAATAATGATCGAAGCTGCCTTCGCTGCTGTTAACCAAGAGTACGCTTTAGCCGATAATAGGATTAAGCCTGTGGATGAAATTGCTTTGATTCCTCCTGTATCCGGTGGATCAGGAATAGACACTACTACTTCACAGACAACGGACGGTTTATATCTCATTACCAGTGAACGATTACAAGCTGAAGATGTGATCGCTAAAGTGATTGATCCTAATCATGGAGCAACGTTAACATTTATCGGAACCACTCGTGAAATGACAGGTGCGATGCAGACCGTTCATTTAGAATATGAAGCTTATATACCGATGGCACTTCATCAATTGCAAAAAATTGGAGATCATATTGCAACAACATGGACAGGAACACGTTGTGCGATCAGCCATCGTATAGGAACAGTAGGTATAGCGGAGACCAGTGTGATTATCGCTGTTTCTTCGGCTCATCGTAATGATGCTTACGAAGCTAGTCGATTTGCGATTGAACGTCTTAAAGAAACTGTACCTATTTGGAAAAAAGAGATCTGGGCAGATGGTTCAGAGTGGAAAGGTGTTCAAACAGGTCCTTGGAACCCCACCGAGCCAAAATCTTGA
- the sufU gene encoding Fe-S cluster assembly sulfur transfer protein SufU, producing the protein MKLDDLYRRVIMDHYKNQRNRGAFEDGAMTVELNNPTCGDRISLQLLVEDNKVKDAKFSGDGCSISMASASMMTEAVKGRTYEEALELADRFSALMKGEDVEFEEYEEIEALSGVNKFPARIKCATLAWNALRKGIATEDN; encoded by the coding sequence ATGAAACTTGATGATCTCTACCGCCGTGTGATTATGGATCACTACAAAAATCAACGTAACCGCGGTGCTTTTGAAGACGGAGCGATGACGGTTGAACTGAACAACCCAACCTGTGGTGACCGAATATCTCTACAACTTTTGGTGGAAGATAACAAAGTGAAAGATGCCAAATTTTCTGGAGACGGTTGTTCAATCAGTATGGCTTCCGCTTCAATGATGACAGAAGCTGTAAAAGGCAGAACTTATGAAGAAGCACTTGAACTTGCAGACCGCTTCTCTGCTCTCATGAAGGGCGAAGATGTGGAATTTGAAGAATACGAAGAGATCGAAGCCCTATCTGGAGTAAATAAATTCCCTGCTCGCATCAAGTGTGCTACGTTGGCCTGGAATGCCCTACGCAAGGGAATTGCCACAGAAGACAACTAA
- a CDS encoding 3'-5' exonuclease has protein sequence MVCGHYLILNNIRTATQNRKEYHHMDFVTVDFETANSSRSSACSIGIVEVSQGKIVFEQEWLINPNQHFDPMNISIHKITPAMVKGQPTFQELWPTLLPFFENKSIVAHNASFDMSVLRYCLDHALLDYPAFDYYCTYLFSKKILSHLPSHKLNVISNHYDITFNHHDALEDARATANVLLKLLEQEQHISPAELAKAHGYQIGQMYAGGYKSFSASSAKSKKKFGFRPNSRK, from the coding sequence GTGGTTTGTGGACATTACCTTATACTTAACAATATAAGAACTGCCACTCAGAATAGAAAGGAGTATCATCATATGGATTTTGTAACTGTTGACTTTGAGACTGCCAATTCTAGCCGATCCAGTGCATGTTCGATCGGGATTGTAGAAGTATCGCAAGGAAAAATCGTGTTTGAACAAGAATGGCTCATTAATCCTAATCAACATTTTGACCCAATGAATATCAGTATTCATAAGATTACGCCAGCGATGGTTAAAGGTCAGCCGACTTTTCAAGAATTGTGGCCGACACTGTTACCTTTTTTTGAAAATAAATCAATCGTGGCGCACAATGCTTCATTCGATATGAGTGTATTACGATATTGTCTGGATCATGCGCTACTGGATTATCCTGCTTTTGATTATTACTGCACGTATCTATTTAGCAAAAAAATACTATCACATCTGCCTTCTCATAAATTGAATGTGATCTCCAATCATTATGATATTACGTTTAACCACCATGATGCGCTAGAAGATGCACGCGCAACAGCCAATGTGTTGTTAAAGTTGTTAGAACAAGAACAGCATATCAGCCCTGCCGAACTTGCCAAAGCACATGGCTATCAGATTGGTCAGATGTATGCTGGTGGGTATAAATCCTTCTCTGCTTCGTCTGCAAAAAGTAAAAAGAAATTCGGATTCCGCCCTAACTCAAGAAAATAA
- a CDS encoding bifunctional metallophosphatase/5'-nucleotidase yields the protein MNINEVEDTLTLLHTNDIHSHFENMGAIAAIIAERKQRLGEEQLLVLDIGDHMDRMSIETEGSAGGANIDIINMTGYDAITIGNNEGLTYTPELLNQAYAGISCPIICSNVEEMESGVPPVWMETHRIIQKGTWKIGLIGATAQYSDYYELLGWNVSDPIASLAPWVAKLRDEVDLLVVLSHLGLPTDQKLAEQLPEIDVILGGHSHHVLDRPLWIGSTVLGAAGKFGQYIGEMVWKKDTQGARAHLLDGGLIPITEYMERDASIENAIVIHRQRAEERMNRTVAMLEAPLEIHYEQESPFGNLLAQAVRQFTGAELSIVNAGQLLADLPAGEVTEGLLHRLCPSPVNPCITLLQGKNIKLALEQSLLPEFTHKTIMGFGFRGKVLGCLCVDGIDISYDLSRPAYDRITAIRLGDQELKDEQEYSVGCLDMFTFGIGYMSLSESHEVKYILPEFIRDLLRMQLQTPGAALASAEKRWFMV from the coding sequence ATGAACATAAATGAAGTGGAAGATACATTAACACTATTACACACCAATGATATTCATAGTCATTTTGAAAATATGGGTGCAATTGCAGCGATCATCGCAGAACGCAAGCAACGTTTGGGTGAAGAGCAGCTATTGGTATTGGATATCGGTGATCATATGGATCGTATGTCGATTGAGACAGAAGGGTCTGCCGGTGGAGCCAATATCGATATTATTAATATGACCGGTTATGATGCGATTACGATCGGGAACAATGAAGGTCTGACCTACACGCCTGAACTGCTTAATCAAGCATATGCAGGAATTAGCTGTCCGATTATTTGTAGTAATGTAGAAGAGATGGAGAGCGGTGTTCCACCTGTGTGGATGGAAACTCATCGGATTATTCAAAAAGGAACATGGAAAATAGGTCTAATCGGGGCTACAGCGCAATATAGCGATTATTACGAATTGCTAGGATGGAATGTCAGTGATCCAATAGCCAGTCTAGCACCATGGGTAGCAAAGTTACGTGATGAAGTGGATTTACTGGTTGTCTTATCTCATCTGGGATTACCTACCGATCAGAAGCTTGCTGAGCAGTTGCCTGAGATTGATGTGATTCTAGGAGGACATAGCCATCATGTGTTAGATCGTCCGCTCTGGATTGGTTCTACAGTACTTGGAGCCGCAGGCAAGTTCGGTCAATATATCGGAGAAATGGTCTGGAAAAAAGATACACAGGGAGCACGTGCTCATCTACTGGATGGTGGCTTAATTCCGATCACCGAATATATGGAACGGGATGCGTCGATAGAAAATGCGATTGTGATTCATCGCCAACGTGCAGAAGAACGAATGAATCGTACGGTAGCAATGTTAGAAGCGCCACTTGAAATTCATTATGAACAAGAGTCTCCATTTGGTAATTTGCTTGCACAGGCTGTACGTCAATTTACAGGAGCAGAATTGTCGATTGTGAATGCAGGTCAACTGTTAGCCGATCTGCCCGCAGGCGAAGTCACAGAAGGTCTGCTTCATCGTCTATGCCCATCTCCGGTAAATCCATGTATTACGTTGCTTCAAGGAAAAAATATCAAGTTAGCGTTAGAACAATCGCTTTTGCCTGAATTTACGCACAAAACGATTATGGGATTTGGATTCCGAGGCAAAGTGCTTGGTTGTCTATGTGTAGATGGAATAGATATCTCGTATGATCTATCTCGACCTGCTTATGATCGTATTACAGCTATTCGCTTAGGGGATCAAGAGCTGAAAGATGAACAAGAATACAGCGTAGGTTGTCTGGATATGTTCACATTTGGCATCGGCTATATGTCTCTTAGTGAAAGTCATGAAGTGAAATATATTCTGCCTGAATTTATCCGCGATCTGTTACGAATGCAGTTGCAGACACCAGGAGCAGCGTTAGCGTCTGCCGAAAAACGATGGTTTATGGTATGA
- the sufD gene encoding Fe-S cluster assembly protein SufD — protein MTLQTILPLNLEALKSLSQQKNEPAWLTENRLKALELASKLELPKPEKTKIDKWDLSDYGTYQAPVKVSTLEELPTLISALVEGNESDNLIVQKDSGAIFSSLSDELKAQGVIFTDLETAAREHEELVKPYLTTVVAPDEHQLTALNAAMWNGGAFLYVPKNVEVNIPVQAIFLTENAGATFAPRILVVADTNSSVTYVDNYISAGDDVRVHNGVVEIVAKAGAKVRYATVHQFGGSTTDMSYRRAITENDASIEWIIGEMNDGNTVTDTATVLKGNGSTSDAKIIAVGSGSQRLNYTTKAVHFGKDTTSQMITRAVMRESANAIINGITKIEHGATRSNGEQTEKVLMLSPKARGDANPILLIDEDDVMAGHAASVGQVNPEQVHYLMSRGITRPEAERLIIYGFLAPVVSDIPLERLQTRLQELVERKLGQ, from the coding sequence ATGACATTGCAAACGATACTTCCATTAAATCTGGAAGCTCTTAAATCATTATCTCAACAAAAGAACGAACCAGCATGGTTGACTGAGAACCGTTTGAAAGCACTTGAACTTGCTTCCAAACTTGAACTTCCTAAGCCGGAAAAAACCAAGATCGACAAATGGGATCTTTCGGATTATGGAACTTATCAGGCACCTGTTAAAGTATCAACATTAGAAGAGTTGCCTACATTGATCAGTGCACTGGTTGAAGGCAATGAATCCGATAACCTGATTGTACAAAAAGATTCAGGTGCGATTTTCTCCAGTTTATCTGATGAATTGAAAGCACAAGGTGTTATTTTTACAGATTTGGAAACAGCTGCTCGTGAACACGAAGAGTTGGTGAAGCCTTATCTAACAACAGTCGTTGCACCTGACGAGCATCAATTGACAGCTCTTAATGCAGCAATGTGGAATGGTGGAGCATTCTTGTATGTTCCTAAAAACGTAGAAGTTAATATTCCTGTACAAGCGATCTTTTTAACTGAAAATGCTGGTGCTACTTTTGCACCTCGTATTCTAGTTGTCGCTGATACAAACAGTTCTGTAACGTATGTAGATAACTATATTTCCGCAGGAGACGATGTTCGTGTCCATAACGGTGTAGTTGAAATTGTTGCTAAAGCAGGCGCTAAAGTTCGCTATGCAACAGTTCACCAATTCGGTGGCAGTACGACAGATATGAGTTACCGTCGCGCAATCACTGAAAATGATGCTTCTATTGAATGGATCATCGGTGAAATGAACGATGGCAATACAGTTACAGATACAGCAACAGTGCTTAAAGGAAATGGTTCAACTTCTGATGCCAAAATCATTGCTGTAGGTTCTGGTTCTCAACGTTTGAACTATACAACCAAAGCGGTTCATTTTGGTAAAGATACAACAAGCCAAATGATCACTCGTGCTGTCATGCGCGAATCTGCGAATGCTATCATTAATGGTATTACCAAAATCGAACATGGTGCAACTCGTTCGAATGGTGAGCAGACTGAAAAAGTATTGATGTTGAGTCCAAAAGCTCGCGGTGACGCGAACCCGATTCTTTTGATCGACGAAGATGATGTTATGGCAGGACACGCAGCATCTGTAGGTCAGGTTAACCCTGAACAAGTTCATTACTTGATGTCGCGTGGTATTACTCGTCCAGAAGCAGAGCGACTGATTATCTACGGTTTCCTGGCTCCAGTCGTATCGGATATTCCTTTGGAACGTTTGCAGACTCGTTTGCAGGAACTGGTTGAAAGGAAGCTAGGTCAGTGA
- a CDS encoding HD-GYP domain-containing protein, with the protein MRVHVTDLKPGDTLLRDTFNTFGIHIMQKGHTLQREDIAKLLQHGVDDVDIEEVFSEPADISQSLSSHPLQDAKVQFNSALQGFEDLFLNAAARGEFDGSQVDAKLQPLLTELQEQKDVVSVLLFLNDDNNYTYTHSLQVGMLSYYLATWMGYTEQEAYQAGRAGYLHDVGKSKIPSHILNKPGRLTTEEFEEMKRHTIYGHDIIMQSTGDKISAMVALQHHERTDGKGYPNGLSLDEIHPLSRITAVADVYSAMTTARVYQTKQELLRVLKELHRMSFGQLHAETTQTFIRNMLPNFIGKQVLLSSGEVGQIIMTNPSNFFRPLIKTDKGFTDLAMQSNLDIEEIFM; encoded by the coding sequence TTGAGAGTGCATGTTACCGATTTGAAGCCGGGAGATACGCTTCTTAGAGATACATTCAATACATTCGGCATTCATATTATGCAAAAGGGCCATACTCTTCAGCGGGAAGATATTGCTAAGCTGCTACAGCATGGTGTGGATGATGTCGACATTGAAGAAGTTTTCTCAGAACCTGCCGATATTAGCCAATCTTTATCTAGCCATCCTCTTCAAGATGCAAAAGTTCAATTTAATAGCGCTCTACAAGGGTTTGAAGATTTATTTCTAAACGCAGCCGCTCGCGGAGAGTTCGATGGTAGTCAGGTAGATGCCAAATTACAACCTTTACTTACAGAGTTACAAGAACAAAAAGATGTCGTATCTGTACTACTTTTTCTAAACGATGACAACAACTATACGTATACTCATTCACTACAAGTAGGGATGCTCTCTTATTACCTTGCAACATGGATGGGATATACCGAACAAGAAGCGTATCAAGCAGGTAGAGCAGGTTATTTACATGATGTTGGCAAATCCAAAATACCCAGTCATATTTTGAATAAGCCCGGACGTTTGACTACAGAAGAATTTGAAGAAATGAAGCGTCATACGATTTATGGTCACGATATTATTATGCAGTCTACAGGTGACAAGATCAGTGCCATGGTAGCTTTACAACATCACGAGCGCACAGATGGCAAAGGATACCCTAATGGACTGAGTCTAGATGAGATACATCCGTTATCACGTATTACGGCTGTAGCGGATGTGTACAGCGCTATGACGACAGCCAGAGTCTATCAGACCAAGCAAGAGCTATTACGTGTTCTAAAGGAATTGCATAGAATGAGCTTTGGTCAACTGCATGCGGAGACCACTCAGACGTTTATCCGTAATATGCTACCTAACTTTATCGGCAAACAAGTATTGCTTAGTTCTGGAGAAGTCGGTCAGATTATTATGACCAATCCTTCTAACTTCTTCCGTCCACTTATTAAAACGGACAAAGGATTTACAGACCTGGCGATGCAATCGAATTTGGATATTGAAGAGATCTTTATGTAA
- a CDS encoding Dps family protein, whose protein sequence is MTNTTNKGQTKKVEELLNLQVANLNVLYVKIHNFHWYVKGENFYTLHIKFEELYNEVTLKMDEIAERLLTLKGSPAATLKEYLELATIQEANGTEDARTMVQTLIEDFATVNEQFQETIELAEEADDQPTADMLIAFKADLEKHMWMLRSFLGN, encoded by the coding sequence ATGACGAATACAACTAACAAAGGTCAAACTAAAAAAGTTGAAGAACTTCTAAATTTACAGGTTGCTAACCTGAATGTATTATATGTAAAAATTCATAATTTCCACTGGTATGTAAAAGGTGAAAACTTCTATACATTGCATATCAAATTCGAAGAATTGTACAACGAAGTAACGTTGAAAATGGATGAAATCGCTGAGCGTCTATTGACTCTTAAAGGTTCACCAGCTGCAACGTTAAAAGAATATTTGGAACTAGCTACTATTCAAGAAGCGAACGGAACAGAAGATGCGCGTACAATGGTACAAACATTGATCGAAGACTTCGCTACAGTGAATGAGCAATTCCAAGAAACAATTGAATTGGCAGAAGAGGCTGATGATCAACCAACAGCAGATATGTTGATTGCATTCAAAGCAGATCTTGAAAAACACATGTGGATGCTTCGTTCTTTCTTGGGTAACTAA
- a CDS encoding DUF1802 family protein, which translates to MAESVLALKEWASVIQALEQGTQILLMRKGGIVEETRHFELKDHSFYLYPTYEHQRRELLKSQYNHLVDESLNGWSPNTRSAGIRLYAEVTDDLEIFEQDQLDALLDQHIWTDTFAEERLHWKRKSPLHLLIVRVYILERPIEIPVQDQYLGCKSWISIPSGLVTSELTPVLDAAEFERMRTVILQALQQAGHSTRLD; encoded by the coding sequence ATGGCGGAATCAGTATTGGCTTTAAAAGAATGGGCTTCGGTTATTCAGGCGTTGGAGCAAGGAACACAGATACTTTTGATGCGCAAAGGTGGCATTGTTGAAGAAACACGTCACTTTGAATTGAAAGATCATTCCTTTTACTTATATCCAACTTATGAGCACCAACGTCGTGAATTGCTCAAATCTCAATATAATCATTTGGTAGACGAATCACTTAACGGCTGGTCTCCTAATACGAGATCAGCTGGTATTCGTCTGTATGCAGAAGTGACCGATGATTTGGAAATATTCGAGCAAGACCAGCTAGATGCTTTACTGGACCAGCATATCTGGACAGATACGTTTGCCGAAGAACGTTTGCATTGGAAAAGAAAAAGTCCGCTTCATTTACTGATTGTGCGGGTATATATACTTGAACGACCGATAGAGATCCCTGTGCAGGACCAGTACCTGGGCTGCAAATCATGGATTTCTATACCAAGTGGTCTGGTGACGAGCGAATTGACGCCGGTGCTGGATGCTGCGGAGTTTGAGCGAATGAGAACTGTCATTTTGCAAGCTTTGCAACAGGCGGGACATTCTACAAGGCTTGACTGA
- the sufB gene encoding Fe-S cluster assembly protein SufB, with product MAKTAPEMEEYKYGFRDDHKSIFQSGKGLNKEIVMEISRMKDEPEWMLEFRLKALEQFEKMPMPDWGGDISDLDFNDIQYYVKASEGQGKTWEEVPTEIKETFDKLGIPEAEQKFLAGVSAQYESEVVYHSMQKELEDQGVIFMDTDTALKEHPEILREYFATVIPTTDNKFAALNSAVWSGGSFIYVPKGVQCEVPLQAYFRINSENMGQFERTLIIADEGSMVHYVEGCTAPIYSTNSLHSAVVEIVCKKDARVRYTTIQNWAPNIYNLVTKRAVAEENATMEWVDGNIGSKLTMKYPAVVLKGRGAKGMVLSIAVAGKAQHQDAGAKMIHLAPDTTSTIVSKSISKHGGKVTYRGLASFGRNSEGSKSNIKCDTLILDNQSTSDTIPYNEIKNDNITLEHEATVSKVSEDQLFYLMSRGLSEDEATQMIVMGFIEPFTRELPMEYAVEMNRLIKFEMEGSIG from the coding sequence ATGGCTAAAACAGCACCAGAAATGGAAGAATATAAATATGGTTTCCGTGATGATCACAAGTCTATTTTTCAATCCGGTAAAGGACTGAACAAAGAGATCGTAATGGAAATCTCTCGCATGAAAGATGAGCCGGAATGGATGTTAGAATTCCGCTTGAAAGCTTTGGAACAATTCGAAAAAATGCCTATGCCTGATTGGGGCGGCGACATCAGTGACTTGGATTTCAACGATATCCAGTACTATGTTAAAGCATCTGAAGGACAAGGTAAGACTTGGGAAGAAGTACCGACAGAAATCAAAGAAACTTTTGATAAATTAGGTATTCCTGAAGCAGAGCAAAAATTCTTGGCTGGTGTATCCGCTCAGTACGAATCTGAAGTTGTATATCACAGCATGCAAAAAGAATTGGAAGATCAAGGCGTTATCTTTATGGATACAGATACAGCTTTGAAAGAACATCCAGAAATTTTGCGCGAATACTTTGCTACCGTTATCCCTACAACAGATAACAAATTTGCAGCATTGAACAGTGCAGTATGGTCAGGCGGAAGCTTTATCTATGTACCGAAGGGTGTACAATGTGAAGTGCCTTTACAAGCATACTTCCGTATTAACTCCGAGAACATGGGTCAATTTGAGCGTACGCTAATCATCGCAGACGAAGGCAGTATGGTTCACTATGTAGAAGGCTGTACAGCGCCAATCTACAGCACGAACTCATTGCATAGTGCTGTTGTTGAGATCGTATGTAAAAAAGATGCTCGTGTACGTTATACAACGATTCAGAACTGGGCTCCAAACATCTACAATTTGGTAACCAAACGTGCAGTTGCTGAAGAAAATGCAACAATGGAATGGGTAGATGGTAACATCGGTTCCAAATTGACAATGAAATATCCTGCGGTTGTTCTTAAAGGACGCGGCGCTAAAGGTATGGTATTGTCTATCGCTGTTGCAGGTAAAGCACAACATCAAGATGCTGGCGCAAAAATGATTCACCTTGCACCGGATACAACATCTACAATTGTGTCTAAATCGATCAGTAAACATGGTGGTAAAGTAACGTATCGTGGTCTAGCATCATTCGGACGTAACTCCGAAGGTTCTAAATCCAATATCAAATGTGATACGCTGATTCTGGATAACCAATCCACTTCAGATACGATTCCGTACAATGAGATCAAGAACGATAACATCACTCTTGAGCATGAAGCGACCGTATCTAAAGTATCTGAAGATCAACTCTTCTACTTGATGAGTCGTGGTCTAAGTGAAGATGAAGCAACACAAATGATCGTTATGGGCTTTATCGAGCCATTTACAAGAGAATTGCCTATGGAATATGCAGTAGAAATGAATCGTCTCATTAAATTTGAGATGGAAGGTTCTATCGGTTAA
- a CDS encoding MmcQ/YjbR family DNA-binding protein, with the protein MKSKQEAIDYCMAYNNVYEDHPFKDANWTLIRHQHNKKTFAWIFEREDHIWINVKCEPGMVEQWREEYESIVPAYHLNKDHWNSVILDGSISATDLKHLISTSYEMTK; encoded by the coding sequence ATGAAAAGCAAACAAGAAGCAATAGATTACTGTATGGCATACAACAATGTATATGAAGATCATCCATTCAAAGATGCCAATTGGACGTTAATCCGACACCAACATAACAAAAAAACATTCGCATGGATTTTTGAGAGAGAAGATCATATCTGGATCAATGTGAAATGTGAACCTGGTATGGTCGAACAATGGCGAGAAGAATATGAGTCTATCGTGCCTGCTTATCATCTCAACAAAGACCATTGGAACTCGGTAATATTGGACGGTTCTATTTCGGCAACAGACTTGAAGCACTTAATCAGTACCAGTTATGAAATGACAAAATAA